One window from the genome of Amycolatopsis sp. NBC_01480 encodes:
- the efeU gene encoding iron uptake transporter permease EfeU encodes MWAEGVPNLVIGLREGLEIGLVVSILLAALRKTAPGTSASPLWTGVLAAAVLSLGFGAALTFSRAELTAQAQSVFAGVLSLVAVVLVTVMVFWMRRAARALSGELRAKVGAAVMVGGGALALTAFLAVAREGLETALFVWTTVQASGRTWVPLIGAAVGLAVAFGLCVVLYRTSVKLDLGKFFTRSAVVLVIIAAGVLSYGVGELQSAGLVPGHTWVAFDLSRVVSTDAWWVSIITGITNLAPVMTWTQVILYVAFAVTVLVLYFRPQAVAAPAGAKTASPRPMRRPWLYLAAAVILPLAAVAGFVLAAPSTGGGQAAAVTVSAGGCADDWAGASAGRRTFTVVNESSHGGEIYLVRAADASVVGEIEGLGPGTRRSISVDLAPGSYAWRCVVPGQLDQRSPAGQVTGTGPAAVAAPVLPIAPSDLAGPLRANAAYVLAAVRTTGVEAQHVRDALQHGDLPGARAAWLPAQLAWERTGAAYGAFDDLGVAIAGLPQGLPHGVADPGFTGLRRLEYGLWHGESATTLVPVAAKLVDDLQALTVKLPTLEADPADLPRRAHEILEDAVRRHLTGLSDQGSGSGYAETLADVDATTAVLDQLRGLITARRPELLPVLARQTQALRDALNAIQAGGAWRAPSAVPLAQRQHVDAATGAILESLATVPTLLEIRAG; translated from the coding sequence ATGTGGGCCGAGGGCGTGCCGAACCTGGTGATCGGCCTGCGCGAGGGACTGGAGATCGGGCTGGTCGTCAGCATCCTGCTGGCCGCCCTGCGCAAAACCGCTCCGGGCACCTCGGCGAGCCCGCTCTGGACCGGGGTGCTGGCCGCGGCGGTCCTGTCGCTGGGATTCGGTGCGGCGCTGACCTTTTCCCGCGCGGAATTGACCGCACAGGCCCAGAGCGTCTTCGCGGGTGTGCTGAGCCTGGTCGCCGTGGTGCTCGTGACGGTGATGGTCTTCTGGATGCGGCGGGCGGCCCGGGCGTTGTCGGGGGAGCTGCGGGCGAAGGTCGGCGCGGCGGTCATGGTCGGCGGGGGCGCACTGGCGTTGACGGCCTTCCTCGCGGTCGCCCGCGAGGGGCTCGAAACGGCGCTATTCGTCTGGACCACCGTGCAGGCCTCGGGCCGCACCTGGGTTCCCTTGATCGGCGCGGCAGTGGGGCTCGCGGTGGCGTTCGGCCTGTGCGTGGTGCTGTACCGCACCAGCGTCAAACTCGATCTCGGCAAGTTTTTCACCCGCAGTGCCGTCGTGCTGGTCATCATCGCGGCGGGCGTGCTGTCCTACGGCGTCGGCGAACTCCAGTCGGCCGGTCTGGTCCCCGGGCACACCTGGGTCGCGTTCGATCTGTCCCGCGTCGTTTCCACGGACGCCTGGTGGGTTTCGATCATCACCGGTATCACCAACCTGGCGCCGGTGATGACCTGGACGCAGGTGATCCTGTACGTGGCGTTCGCGGTCACCGTGCTGGTGCTGTACTTCCGCCCCCAGGCCGTCGCGGCACCGGCTGGTGCCAAGACCGCTTCGCCGCGTCCGATGCGGCGGCCCTGGCTGTACCTGGCCGCCGCGGTGATCCTGCCGCTGGCCGCGGTCGCCGGCTTCGTGCTCGCGGCCCCGTCCACCGGCGGCGGGCAGGCGGCCGCGGTGACGGTCTCGGCCGGCGGCTGCGCGGACGACTGGGCCGGGGCGAGCGCCGGGCGGCGCACTTTCACCGTGGTCAACGAATCGTCCCACGGCGGGGAGATCTACCTGGTCCGCGCCGCGGACGCGTCGGTGGTCGGGGAGATCGAAGGGCTCGGGCCCGGCACCCGCCGGTCGATCTCGGTGGACCTCGCGCCGGGCTCCTACGCGTGGCGCTGCGTCGTGCCGGGGCAGCTGGATCAGCGTTCGCCCGCGGGCCAGGTGACGGGCACCGGACCGGCCGCGGTCGCGGCGCCGGTGCTGCCGATCGCCCCTTCGGACCTGGCCGGGCCGTTGCGGGCGAACGCGGCGTACGTCCTCGCCGCGGTGCGCACGACCGGCGTCGAAGCCCAGCACGTGCGCGATGCGCTGCAGCACGGCGATCTGCCGGGGGCGCGAGCGGCCTGGCTGCCGGCGCAGCTGGCCTGGGAACGCACCGGGGCCGCGTACGGCGCGTTCGACGACCTCGGCGTGGCCATCGCGGGGCTGCCCCAAGGCTTGCCGCACGGCGTCGCGGACCCGGGTTTCACCGGCTTGCGCCGGCTCGAATACGGGCTCTGGCATGGAGAATCCGCCACCACGCTGGTGCCCGTCGCGGCGAAGCTGGTCGACGACCTCCAGGCGCTGACCGTCAAACTGCCCACGCTCGAAGCCGATCCGGCCGACCTGCCCCGCCGGGCGCACGAAATCCTCGAGGACGCCGTCCGCCGGCACCTGACCGGGCTCTCGGACCAGGGATCGGGTTCCGGTTACGCCGAGACCCTCGCCGACGTCGACGCCACCACCGCGGTGCTCGACCAGCTGCGCGGGCTGATCACTGCCCGCCGCCCGGAGCTGTTGCCGGTACTCGCCCGGCAAACCCAAGCGCTGCGTGACGCGCTGAACGCCATCCAGGCCGGCGGGGCCTGGCGCGCGCCGTCGGCGGTCCCGCTCGCGCAGCGGCAACACGTCGACGCCGCGACCGGCGCGATCCTCGAAAGCCTCGCCACCGTCCCGACCCTGCTCGAAATCCGCGCCGGTTGA
- a CDS encoding type 1 glutamine amidotransferase: MTDSVLRIGLVLPDILGTYGDSGNAQVLQRRLQWRGITATVAGFDHGETLPSSLDVYLLGGGEDDAQTLAVSRLRARPGLHEAVARGAVVFGVCAGLQILGTEFTTTDGERHAGLGLLDAVTEPGPRRAVGEVVVDVGPELGTEPLTGFENHRGRTRVGGGSVVLGSVRSGVGNGDGTEGAVNGRVLATYLHGPVLARNPALADLLLAWALGTPPSALPLPEVGSLREERLRAAKRGRRK, from the coding sequence ATGACCGACTCCGTCCTGCGCATCGGCCTGGTCCTGCCCGACATCCTCGGCACCTACGGCGACAGCGGCAACGCCCAGGTCCTGCAGCGCCGGTTGCAGTGGCGCGGCATCACCGCGACCGTGGCCGGATTCGACCACGGTGAGACACTGCCGTCCTCACTCGACGTGTACCTGCTGGGCGGCGGCGAAGACGACGCCCAGACCCTGGCGGTCAGCCGGCTCCGGGCCCGGCCCGGACTGCACGAGGCGGTCGCGCGCGGGGCCGTGGTGTTCGGCGTCTGCGCCGGGCTGCAGATCCTCGGCACCGAATTCACCACCACCGACGGCGAGCGGCACGCCGGGCTCGGCCTGCTCGACGCGGTGACCGAGCCCGGGCCGCGCCGCGCGGTCGGGGAAGTCGTCGTCGACGTCGGGCCCGAGCTGGGCACGGAACCGCTGACCGGCTTCGAAAACCACCGCGGCCGCACCCGCGTGGGCGGCGGCAGCGTTGTGCTCGGATCGGTGCGCTCCGGGGTCGGGAACGGGGACGGCACCGAGGGCGCGGTCAACGGCCGGGTGCTGGCGACCTACCTGCACGGGCCGGTCCTCGCGCGTAATCCCGCGCTGGCGGACCTGTTGCTGGCGTGGGCGCTCGGCACCCCGCCGTCCGCACTGCCGTTGCCGGAAGTCGGTTCCCTGCGCGAAGAACGGCTGCGCGCGGCGAAACGCGGACGGCGGAAGTAG
- a CDS encoding undecaprenyl-diphosphate phosphatase — translation MSAIDIGQSVILGIVEGLTEFLPVSSTGHLKIAEGLLGIPVGDKSVVGFTAVIQVGAIAAVLVYFFRDIVRFAAAWGRGLVNPRARQEHDYKFAWWVIFATLPIVVAGLLFQSLVKGPLASLWVVAGSLIVGSAVMWFADRAGSGRRSEAESTLTDAMLVGASQILALLFPGFSRSGATISTGLLRGLDRVAATRLSFFLSIPALTGAGLYELKDALGGGVGAVALVVGTVVSFVVAYASIAWLLKFVAGHTFTAFVIYRIVVGVALLAVLGTGLLQP, via the coding sequence GTGAGCGCGATCGACATCGGCCAGTCCGTGATCCTCGGGATCGTCGAAGGCCTGACCGAATTCCTGCCGGTGTCGTCCACCGGGCACCTGAAGATCGCCGAGGGGCTGCTCGGCATCCCGGTCGGCGACAAGTCCGTGGTCGGCTTCACCGCGGTGATCCAGGTCGGCGCCATCGCGGCGGTGCTGGTCTACTTCTTCCGCGACATCGTCCGGTTCGCCGCCGCCTGGGGCCGCGGCCTGGTGAATCCCCGGGCGCGCCAGGAGCACGACTACAAGTTCGCCTGGTGGGTCATCTTCGCGACGCTGCCGATCGTGGTCGCGGGCCTGCTCTTCCAATCCCTGGTCAAGGGGCCGCTCGCGTCGTTGTGGGTTGTCGCCGGCTCGCTGATCGTCGGCAGCGCGGTGATGTGGTTCGCGGACCGGGCCGGCAGCGGACGCCGCAGTGAAGCCGAATCGACGCTGACGGACGCGATGCTCGTGGGCGCGTCACAGATCCTCGCCCTGCTCTTCCCCGGGTTTTCCCGCTCCGGCGCGACGATCTCGACCGGCCTGCTCCGCGGCCTGGACCGGGTGGCCGCGACGCGGCTGTCGTTCTTCCTGTCGATTCCGGCGCTGACCGGCGCCGGGCTGTACGAGCTGAAGGACGCCCTCGGCGGCGGCGTCGGCGCCGTGGCGCTGGTGGTCGGGACCGTGGTGTCGTTTGTCGTCGCCTACGCGTCGATCGCGTGGCTGCTGAAGTTCGTCGCCGGGCACACGTTCACCGCGTTTGTCATCTACCGCATCGTCGTGGGCGTCGCGCTGCTGGCCGTGCTGGGCACCGGGCTGCTGCAGCCCTGA
- a CDS encoding response regulator transcription factor, translating to MIRTLVVDDDYRVAKIHAAGIDRVPGFSCVGQAHSAAEARQAVADLSPELLLLDIYLPDDDGLAILRGLNSAGGAGPDCIVITAARDLETVRTAMHLGAVYYLVKPFGFAQLRDQLDAYRRWRQQTSGSGDADQATVDALYNLLKGPAAKSPPAAALPPTMRKILEAIQSAPRPIGASALAAELGLSRPTAQRYLTELHRRGAIRLHLEYGRAGRPVHLYAMPDLSPATGLP from the coding sequence ATGATCAGGACGCTGGTGGTGGACGACGACTACCGGGTGGCGAAGATCCACGCGGCCGGCATCGACCGCGTGCCCGGCTTCAGCTGCGTCGGGCAGGCCCACAGCGCGGCCGAGGCCCGGCAGGCGGTGGCTGACCTCTCGCCCGAGTTGTTGCTGCTCGACATCTACCTGCCCGACGACGACGGGCTGGCGATCCTGCGCGGCCTCAATTCCGCCGGCGGCGCCGGCCCGGACTGCATCGTGATCACCGCGGCCCGCGACCTGGAGACCGTGCGCACCGCGATGCACCTCGGCGCGGTCTACTACCTGGTGAAGCCGTTCGGTTTCGCGCAACTGCGCGACCAGCTCGACGCGTACCGGCGCTGGCGGCAGCAGACCAGCGGCAGCGGCGACGCCGACCAAGCCACCGTCGACGCGCTGTACAACCTGCTCAAGGGCCCGGCCGCGAAATCGCCGCCCGCGGCCGCGCTCCCGCCCACCATGCGCAAGATCCTGGAGGCCATCCAGTCCGCGCCCCGCCCGATCGGCGCGAGCGCCCTCGCCGCGGAACTCGGCCTCAGCCGCCCCACCGCCCAGCGCTACCTCACGGAACTCCATCGCCGCGGCGCGATCCGGCTGCATCTCGAGTACGGGCGGGCTGGGCGTCCGGTGCATCTGTACGCGATGCCGGATCTGAGTCCGGCTACCGGCTTGCCGTGA
- a CDS encoding sensor histidine kinase: MWRQRPLATQILLAVLGILLVTVAAGALLYARLTGDTLDRQYGQRALGIATTVAQMQPIRDALAEQDPGHRIQAIAEQVRRSTGAAYVVVTDRSGVRYSHPKLSLIGQRIEEPVVALDGQGHVGIDNGSLGRSANGRAPLPGADGSIEGQVSVGILEEQVTSQLVNQIPEVVLYSALALAIGVLVSWLLARTLKRATFGLELAEIATLLQEREAMLHGIREGVIGVDAGGGVSVINDEARRLLGISANAAGQSVGELLPPGRLLDVVAGQSPGADEVVLTDDYLLVVNRMPVVLAGRPAGHVITLRDHTELEGLVRELHALTGLTTALRAQEHEFNNRLHVLSGLLGLGEPEEATRYLAEISGESLAQAGDLRARIAPPELAALLLAKVTIAAERDVRLTVTAESHVDRPAGEAGALLTVLGNLIDNAVEATAGGAAPRAVTVHLAEVGDDLHLVVTDTGPGVPADAQRAVFADGYSTKTEPGGPRRGLGLALVHRLVRRAGGTVEVSSGPGARFEVRLPLAGLVKPPETMSSGV, translated from the coding sequence ATGTGGCGACAGCGCCCTCTGGCGACCCAGATCCTGCTCGCGGTCCTGGGCATCCTCCTGGTGACGGTGGCCGCGGGCGCGCTGCTCTACGCCCGGCTGACCGGCGACACGCTCGACCGGCAGTACGGGCAGCGCGCGCTCGGGATCGCCACGACCGTGGCGCAGATGCAGCCGATCCGCGACGCGCTGGCCGAGCAGGACCCCGGCCACCGCATCCAGGCCATCGCCGAACAGGTGCGCCGCAGCACCGGCGCGGCCTACGTGGTGGTGACCGACCGGTCCGGCGTCCGCTACTCGCACCCGAAGCTTTCCCTGATCGGGCAACGGATCGAAGAGCCGGTCGTGGCGCTCGACGGCCAGGGGCACGTCGGGATCGACAACGGGAGCCTCGGGCGCTCGGCCAACGGGCGGGCCCCGCTGCCCGGCGCCGACGGCTCGATCGAGGGCCAGGTGTCGGTGGGGATCCTCGAGGAGCAGGTCACCAGCCAGCTGGTGAACCAGATCCCCGAGGTGGTGCTTTATTCGGCGCTGGCGCTGGCCATCGGCGTGCTGGTGTCCTGGCTGCTGGCCCGCACCCTCAAGCGCGCCACCTTCGGCCTCGAACTGGCCGAGATCGCCACCCTGCTCCAGGAGCGGGAGGCGATGCTGCACGGCATCCGGGAAGGCGTCATCGGGGTCGATGCCGGCGGCGGCGTGAGCGTGATCAACGACGAAGCGCGCCGGCTGCTGGGGATTTCGGCGAACGCGGCCGGCCAGTCGGTCGGGGAGCTGCTGCCGCCCGGCCGCCTCCTCGACGTCGTGGCGGGGCAGAGCCCCGGTGCGGACGAGGTCGTGCTCACCGACGATTACCTGCTGGTGGTGAACCGGATGCCGGTGGTGCTGGCGGGCCGCCCCGCCGGGCACGTGATCACCTTGCGGGACCACACCGAGCTCGAAGGGCTGGTGCGGGAGCTGCACGCGCTGACCGGCTTGACCACCGCGTTGCGCGCGCAGGAGCACGAGTTCAACAACCGGCTGCACGTGCTGTCCGGGCTGCTCGGCCTCGGCGAGCCGGAGGAGGCCACCCGGTACCTGGCCGAGATCTCCGGCGAGTCGCTGGCCCAGGCGGGCGATCTGCGGGCCCGCATCGCGCCGCCGGAGCTCGCGGCGCTCCTGCTCGCGAAGGTGACGATCGCGGCGGAGCGCGACGTCCGGCTGACCGTGACCGCCGAGTCCCATGTGGACCGTCCGGCGGGGGAGGCCGGGGCTTTGCTGACGGTGCTGGGCAATCTGATCGACAACGCGGTGGAGGCGACGGCCGGCGGGGCCGCGCCGCGGGCCGTGACCGTCCACCTCGCCGAGGTGGGCGACGACCTCCACCTGGTCGTGACCGACACCGGCCCGGGAGTGCCGGCGGACGCCCAGCGCGCGGTTTTCGCGGACGGTTACTCGACGAAGACCGAGCCGGGCGGGCCGCGCCGGGGACTCGGGCTCGCGTTGGTGCACCGCCTGGTTCGCCGGGCCGGCGGGACCGTCGAGGTCAGCTCGGGCCCGGGCGCCCGCTTCGAGGTCCGCCTGCCGCTCGCGGGCTTGGTGAAACCGCCGGAAACCATGAGCTCGGGGGTGTGA
- a CDS encoding ABC transporter ATP-binding protein: MRDTSPVPGQGPAIELAGVTKQFTTDGGLPYTALKDLDVRVEPGEFCAVVGPTGCGKSTTLTLVSGLERPSAGSVTVHGEPVTGITPGVGFMFQADAILPWKTVLDNVSAGPRFRGVAKRTALTDARDWIRRVGLAGFEDRYPHQLSGGMRKRVALAQNLINEPEILLMDEPFSALDVQTRAKMSDELLSLWDLTRPAVVFVTHDLEEAIALADTVVVLTAGPAATVKARFPIDLPRPRVVQEIRFERQFVDLYQQIWEALRAEVDLAYTQTTQLQGKEAS; this comes from the coding sequence GTGCGCGATACCAGCCCAGTACCGGGCCAGGGCCCGGCCATCGAACTCGCGGGGGTGACCAAGCAGTTCACCACCGACGGCGGTTTGCCTTACACGGCACTGAAAGACCTCGACGTCCGGGTCGAGCCCGGGGAGTTCTGCGCCGTGGTCGGCCCCACCGGCTGCGGCAAGTCCACGACCCTGACCCTGGTGTCCGGTTTGGAGCGTCCGTCCGCCGGCTCGGTCACGGTGCACGGCGAACCGGTCACCGGCATCACCCCGGGGGTCGGCTTCATGTTCCAGGCCGACGCGATCCTGCCGTGGAAAACCGTGCTGGACAACGTCTCCGCCGGGCCCCGGTTCCGCGGCGTGGCCAAGCGGACGGCGCTGACCGACGCCCGCGACTGGATCCGCCGGGTCGGCCTCGCCGGGTTCGAGGACCGTTACCCGCACCAGCTCTCCGGCGGCATGCGCAAGCGCGTCGCCCTCGCGCAGAACCTGATCAACGAGCCGGAGATCCTGCTCATGGACGAGCCGTTCTCCGCCCTCGACGTGCAGACCCGCGCGAAGATGTCGGACGAGCTGCTGTCCCTGTGGGACCTCACGCGCCCCGCCGTGGTGTTCGTGACCCACGACCTCGAGGAGGCCATCGCCCTCGCGGACACCGTCGTGGTGCTGACCGCGGGGCCGGCCGCCACGGTCAAGGCCCGCTTCCCGATCGACCTTCCGCGCCCGCGGGTGGTGCAGGAGATCCGCTTCGAGCGCCAGTTCGTCGACCTCTACCAGCAGATCTGGGAGGCCCTGCGCGCCGAGGTCGACCTCGCCTACACCCAGACCACCCAGCTGCAGGGGAAGGAGGCGTCGTGA
- a CDS encoding ABC transporter permease, with product MTNTNLAAGTPAAGTRPAELQAAHRARRRRRQTLVHLTQVLVLVVVLGGWQLLVQGDQRGIILYGLPSGIVSRLQAWITEGTAIGSLGAQIWTTLQEALIGFVIGTALGIVCGIALGRIRFLSDVFGPFIKVLNAIPRIVLGSVFVLAFGLGLESKILLVIVLVFFGVFFNAFQGTREVDRNFIANASILGASRWQVTRQVVLPSAFTWIIASLHVSFGFALIGAIVGEFLGGYAGLGVLIKNAQGTFDANGVWAAMVIMGIVALLAEWLITRLERRLLRWRPAQLAGPDL from the coding sequence GTGACCAACACGAACCTGGCCGCGGGCACCCCGGCCGCGGGCACCCGGCCGGCCGAACTCCAAGCCGCCCACCGCGCGCGCCGCCGCCGGCGTCAGACCCTGGTGCACCTGACCCAGGTGCTGGTGCTGGTCGTGGTCCTCGGCGGCTGGCAGCTGCTCGTCCAAGGCGACCAGCGCGGCATCATCCTCTACGGCCTGCCCTCGGGCATCGTGTCCCGGCTGCAGGCCTGGATCACCGAGGGCACCGCCATCGGCTCGCTCGGCGCCCAGATCTGGACCACGCTGCAGGAGGCCTTGATCGGCTTCGTGATCGGCACCGCGCTGGGCATCGTGTGCGGCATCGCGCTCGGCCGGATCCGGTTCCTGTCGGACGTGTTCGGCCCGTTCATCAAGGTGCTCAACGCGATCCCTCGGATCGTGCTCGGCTCGGTGTTCGTGCTCGCCTTCGGGCTGGGGCTGGAGTCGAAGATCCTGCTCGTCATCGTGCTGGTGTTCTTCGGCGTCTTCTTCAACGCCTTCCAGGGCACCCGCGAGGTGGACCGCAACTTCATCGCCAACGCGAGCATCCTCGGCGCGTCCCGCTGGCAGGTCACCCGCCAGGTGGTGCTGCCCTCGGCGTTCACCTGGATCATCGCGAGCCTGCACGTGAGCTTCGGCTTCGCCCTGATCGGCGCGATCGTCGGCGAGTTCCTCGGCGGCTACGCCGGGCTCGGCGTGCTGATCAAGAACGCCCAGGGCACGTTCGACGCCAACGGGGTCTGGGCCGCGATGGTGATCATGGGCATCGTCGCGCTGCTCGCGGAATGGCTCATCACCCGGCTCGAGCGCCGGCTGCTCCGCTGGCGCCCGGCCCAGCTCGCCGGCCCCGACCTCTGA
- a CDS encoding ABC transporter substrate-binding protein, with translation MSKKMWVALAAAAALSLSGCASTASQSGGTSSSGGSGTPVSIMVGGLNKQIYLPFMLAQRLGYYQQQGLNVTLQDEGAGVDATTNMVAGKVDGVGGFYDHTIAMQGLGQSMESVVSMLTTPGEVELCRNDLKDKIKSPADWSGKNLGITDIGSSTDFLTQFLAQKNGVNPASIHRIGVQSGSTLIGAMQHGNVDCAMTTEPTVSTLLATGSAYILLDMRTAAGTAQQLGGEYPATSLYMSTKFVNEHADIVQKLVNAYVATLKWIQGHNGTQLADIMPADYYAGPGKAAYAKAFDNEKGIYNPTGIMPPSGPPTDLKVLQAFNPDVKGKAIDLTKTYTDKFVQAAK, from the coding sequence GTGTCGAAGAAGATGTGGGTCGCCCTCGCGGCCGCCGCCGCGCTCAGCCTGTCCGGCTGCGCCTCGACCGCGAGCCAGTCCGGGGGCACCAGCAGCTCCGGCGGCTCCGGCACGCCGGTCAGCATCATGGTCGGCGGCCTGAACAAGCAGATCTACCTGCCGTTCATGCTCGCCCAGCGGCTCGGCTACTACCAGCAGCAGGGCCTCAACGTCACCCTCCAGGACGAGGGCGCGGGCGTCGACGCGACCACGAACATGGTCGCGGGCAAGGTCGACGGCGTCGGCGGCTTCTACGACCACACCATCGCCATGCAGGGCCTGGGCCAGTCCATGGAATCGGTGGTCTCCATGCTGACCACGCCCGGCGAGGTCGAGCTGTGCCGCAACGACCTGAAGGACAAGATCAAGTCGCCGGCCGACTGGAGCGGGAAGAACCTCGGCATCACCGACATCGGCTCGTCCACCGACTTCCTCACCCAGTTCCTCGCGCAGAAGAACGGCGTCAACCCGGCGAGCATCCACCGCATCGGCGTGCAGTCCGGCTCGACGCTGATCGGCGCGATGCAGCACGGCAACGTCGACTGCGCGATGACCACCGAGCCGACGGTCTCCACCCTGCTGGCCACGGGCTCGGCCTACATCCTGCTCGACATGCGCACCGCGGCGGGCACTGCGCAGCAGCTGGGCGGCGAGTACCCCGCGACCTCGCTGTACATGAGCACCAAATTCGTGAACGAGCACGCGGACATCGTGCAGAAGCTCGTGAACGCCTACGTCGCGACCCTCAAGTGGATCCAGGGCCACAACGGCACGCAGCTCGCCGACATCATGCCCGCGGACTACTACGCCGGCCCCGGGAAAGCCGCGTATGCCAAGGCTTTCGACAACGAGAAGGGCATCTACAACCCGACCGGGATCATGCCGCCCAGCGGACCGCCGACCGATCTGAAGGTGCTGCAGGCCTTCAACCCCGACGTGAAGGGCAAGGCCATCGACCTGACCAAGACCTACACGGACAAGTTCGTGCAAGCCGCCAAGTGA
- a CDS encoding AsnC family protein: protein MEPTVQIAESATSDDPDVGLRAVAALRSLSERLEVLQVENARKLGWSWQDIAERLGVTKQTVHRKYGRRLGGR from the coding sequence ATGGAACCCACTGTGCAGATCGCCGAGAGCGCCACCAGCGACGACCCCGATGTGGGGTTGCGCGCGGTGGCCGCTCTGCGCTCACTCAGCGAACGGCTCGAAGTCCTCCAGGTCGAGAACGCGCGGAAGCTGGGCTGGTCCTGGCAGGACATCGCCGAGCGGCTCGGCGTCACCAAGCAGACCGTGCACCGCAAGTACGGCCGCCGGCTCGGGGGGCGATGA
- a CDS encoding Clp protease N-terminal domain-containing protein produces the protein MMFELFTPEARTVVVQAQQHAGRLGHRYVGPEHLLLSVASAGGPVGVVLRDNGITPDRVEEEIVRRGGLGGGTGLFSDLDQDALAAIGIDLDAVRARIEAAFSPEVLTRAAETLHPQPRPSRLNPRRAIPPGLRRWAQRRRLALTAHRGRALPAPIPPATGRYHAPGAATRTHLPFTTRAKKCLELTVREAKARHEQHIGVEHLVLGLIRTNGGLVPSVLLALGTSGPLLRTAILDRYRQAG, from the coding sequence ATGATGTTCGAGCTCTTCACCCCCGAAGCCCGGACTGTGGTGGTGCAGGCACAGCAGCACGCCGGCCGGCTCGGGCACCGTTACGTCGGCCCCGAGCACCTGCTGCTGTCGGTCGCGTCCGCCGGCGGGCCGGTCGGCGTTGTGTTGCGGGACAACGGGATCACGCCGGACCGGGTCGAGGAGGAAATCGTCCGCCGAGGCGGGCTCGGCGGCGGAACCGGCCTGTTCAGCGATCTCGACCAGGACGCACTGGCAGCCATCGGCATCGACCTCGACGCCGTGCGCGCCCGGATCGAGGCGGCGTTCAGCCCCGAAGTACTGACCCGGGCCGCCGAAACCCTGCATCCGCAGCCGCGCCCGTCCCGGCTCAACCCCCGCCGCGCGATCCCGCCCGGCTTGCGGCGCTGGGCCCAGCGCCGTCGCCTGGCCCTCACCGCGCACCGCGGCCGGGCCCTCCCCGCACCGATTCCGCCGGCGACCGGCCGCTACCACGCCCCGGGCGCGGCCACCCGCACACACCTGCCGTTCACCACGCGGGCCAAGAAGTGCTTGGAGCTGACCGTCCGCGAAGCCAAGGCCCGCCACGAGCAGCACATCGGCGTCGAGCACCTCGTGCTCGGCCTGATCCGGACGAACGGCGGCCTGGTCCCTTCGGTCCTGCTGGCCCTCGGCACTTCCGGCCCCTTGCTGCGCACCGCGATCCTGGACCGCTACCGGCAGGCCGGCTGA
- a CDS encoding dihydrofolate reductase family protein, translated as MRKLIFGMNLSLDGYIAAPGDDIGWSGPSDELFGWWLEQELANELSLYGRKLWETMSSYWPTGDRQPGATPAHIEFARNWRDTPKVVFSSKIEQVDGNARLVTGDAVAEITRLKAEDGGPMGIGGARLAGAAMRAGLIDEYALATHPVLVGAGTPFFTALDSWVNLNLVETRTFPGGVVLTRYETRR; from the coding sequence ATGCGGAAACTGATCTTCGGCATGAACCTCAGCCTGGACGGCTACATCGCCGCGCCCGGGGACGACATCGGCTGGAGCGGGCCGAGCGACGAGCTGTTCGGCTGGTGGCTCGAGCAGGAGCTGGCGAACGAGCTGTCGCTGTACGGGCGCAAGCTGTGGGAGACGATGAGCTCCTACTGGCCGACCGGCGACCGGCAGCCCGGCGCCACCCCGGCGCACATCGAGTTCGCGCGGAACTGGCGGGACACGCCGAAGGTGGTGTTCTCCTCGAAGATCGAGCAGGTCGACGGGAACGCGCGCCTGGTCACCGGCGACGCGGTCGCCGAGATCACCCGGCTCAAGGCCGAAGACGGCGGCCCGATGGGCATCGGCGGCGCGAGACTCGCCGGGGCGGCCATGCGGGCCGGGCTGATCGACGAGTACGCCCTGGCCACCCACCCGGTCCTGGTGGGCGCCGGCACGCCGTTCTTCACCGCGCTGGACAGCTGGGTGAACCTGAATCTGGTGGAGACGCGGACGTTTCCCGGCGGCGTGGTGCTGACCCGCTACGAGACCAGGCGATGA